In a single window of the Pseudoxanthomonas sp. F37 genome:
- a CDS encoding ACT domain-containing protein, with the protein MRYRLELRLKPAEGALLRVLGMIERRGFPPHAVHATHDGEGYWALALVIDSTRAPETLRQQLLKIYDVEELSFSAVQELSRDRRHQDRAA; encoded by the coding sequence ATGCGTTACCGGCTTGAACTCAGGCTCAAACCTGCCGAAGGCGCGTTGCTGCGCGTCCTGGGCATGATCGAGCGCCGCGGCTTTCCGCCCCACGCGGTCCATGCCACCCACGACGGCGAAGGCTATTGGGCGCTGGCGCTGGTGATCGACAGCACCCGCGCGCCGGAGACGCTGCGCCAGCAACTGCTGAAGATCTACGATGTGGAGGAACTGTCCTTCAGCGCGGTGCAGGAACTGAGCAGGGACCGCCGCCACCAGGACCGCGCCGCATGA
- the leuD gene encoding 3-isopropylmalate dehydratase small subunit produces MAGFRELRSKSVVLAQTNIDTDQIIPARFLSTTERAGLGRSAFNDWRWQADGSPNPAFPFNQPENQGRSILLAGRNFGCGSSREHAPWALTDLGLRAIVSSEIADIFRNNSLKNGLLPIVLPEEIVQSLMERPDDELTIDVAARELRAPDGSVFGFPLDAFAQTCLLEGVDELGYLLARHTDIETYEATRHAR; encoded by the coding sequence ATGGCCGGGTTCCGCGAACTGCGCTCGAAGAGCGTGGTGTTGGCGCAGACCAACATCGACACCGACCAGATCATCCCCGCGCGCTTCCTGTCCACGACCGAACGCGCGGGCCTGGGTCGCAGCGCCTTCAACGACTGGCGCTGGCAGGCCGACGGGTCGCCGAACCCGGCGTTCCCGTTCAACCAGCCGGAGAACCAGGGCCGCAGCATCCTGCTGGCCGGCCGCAACTTCGGCTGCGGCTCCTCGCGCGAGCATGCGCCCTGGGCGCTGACCGACCTGGGCCTGCGCGCCATCGTCAGCAGCGAGATCGCCGACATCTTCCGCAACAATAGCCTGAAGAACGGCCTGCTGCCCATCGTGCTGCCGGAGGAGATCGTGCAGTCGTTGATGGAACGGCCGGACGACGAACTGACCATCGACGTCGCCGCACGCGAACTGCGGGCGCCCGACGGTTCCGTCTTCGGCTTCCCGCTGGACGCCTTCGCGCAGACCTGCCTGCTGGAAGGCGTGGACGAACTGGGCTACCTGCTGGCCCGCCACACCGACATCGAAACCTACGAGGCTACCCGCCATGCACGCTGA
- the leuC gene encoding 3-isopropylmalate dehydratase large subunit, translated as MTAPRTLFDKLWDAHVVVPETDAAPAVLYIDLHLIHEVTSPQAFTELRARGLAPRRPDRTKATMDHSTPTLPAGPDGRLPYYTQAAETQVDTLARNCAEYGIELFDMASPNRGIVHVIAPEQGFTLPGMTIVCGDSHTSTHGAFGSLAFGIGTSEVGHVLATQCLLQRRPRTMAITVDGVLAPGVGAKDIVLHVIGVIGVNGGTGHVLEFRGSAIEALDMEQRMTLCNMSIEAGARAGMVAPDQTTFDWVAKTPRGPKGEAFDTAVAYWKTLRSDEGAVFDAEVRVDAADIRPTLTWGTHPGTAIAVDAPIPAPANAADQKGLDYMRLSAGHAVAGTPVDVVFVGSCTNGRLRDMREVAQVLDGRRVAAGVRMLVVPGSEIVKRQAEAEGIDRIVREAGAEWREPGCSMCIAMNGDLVAPGQLAVSTSNRNFEGRQGPGARTLLASPLTAAWAAVNGHVSDPRELFRAQKEVA; from the coding sequence ATGACCGCGCCACGCACACTCTTCGACAAACTGTGGGACGCCCACGTCGTGGTCCCCGAGACCGACGCGGCCCCCGCCGTGCTGTACATCGATCTGCACCTGATCCACGAGGTCACCTCGCCGCAGGCCTTCACCGAGCTGAGGGCGCGCGGCCTGGCGCCGCGGCGCCCGGACCGCACCAAGGCGACGATGGACCATTCCACGCCCACCTTGCCCGCCGGGCCCGACGGCAGGCTGCCGTACTACACGCAGGCCGCGGAGACGCAGGTCGACACGCTGGCGCGCAACTGCGCCGAGTACGGCATCGAGCTGTTCGACATGGCCTCGCCGAACCGCGGCATCGTCCACGTCATCGCGCCCGAGCAGGGCTTCACCCTGCCGGGCATGACCATCGTCTGCGGCGACAGCCACACCAGCACGCACGGCGCGTTCGGGTCGCTGGCGTTCGGCATCGGCACCAGCGAGGTCGGCCACGTGCTGGCCACGCAGTGCCTGCTGCAGCGCCGTCCCAGGACGATGGCCATCACCGTCGATGGCGTGCTCGCCCCCGGCGTGGGCGCCAAGGACATCGTGCTGCACGTGATCGGCGTGATCGGCGTCAACGGCGGCACCGGCCACGTGCTCGAGTTCCGCGGCAGCGCCATCGAGGCGCTGGACATGGAGCAGCGCATGACCCTGTGCAACATGTCCATCGAAGCCGGCGCGCGCGCCGGCATGGTGGCGCCGGACCAGACCACGTTCGACTGGGTGGCGAAGACGCCGCGCGGGCCCAAGGGCGAGGCGTTTGACACCGCCGTCGCCTACTGGAAGACGCTGCGCAGCGACGAGGGCGCGGTGTTCGACGCGGAAGTGCGCGTAGATGCCGCCGACATCCGCCCCACCCTGACCTGGGGCACGCACCCGGGCACCGCGATCGCGGTGGATGCGCCGATTCCCGCACCTGCCAATGCCGCCGACCAGAAGGGCCTGGACTACATGCGCCTGAGCGCCGGCCATGCGGTGGCGGGGACGCCGGTGGACGTGGTGTTCGTGGGATCGTGCACCAACGGCCGCCTGCGCGACATGCGCGAAGTGGCGCAGGTCCTGGATGGGCGCAGGGTCGCCGCGGGCGTGCGCATGCTGGTGGTGCCCGGTTCGGAGATCGTCAAGCGCCAGGCCGAGGCCGAGGGCATCGACCGCATCGTGCGCGAAGCCGGCGCCGAGTGGCGTGAACCGGGCTGTTCCATGTGCATCGCGATGAACGGCGACCTGGTCGCGCCCGGCCAACTGGCCGTGAGCACCAGCAACCGCAACTTCGAAGGCCGCCAGGGACCCGGCGCCCGTACGCTGCTGGCGTCGCCGCTGACGGCAGCGTGGGCCGCGGTGAACGGCCACGTCAGCGATCCGCGCGAACTGTTCCGCGCGCAGAAGGAGGTGGCGTGA
- a CDS encoding 2-isopropylmalate synthase, which yields MNTPTHPSPTHIRIFDTTLRDGEQSPGCSMTPQQKLVMARGLAELGVDAIETGFPASSQSDREAHAMIARELRETTLVVLSRCLAADIETSLRTVAAAAKPRLHLFLSTSPLHREHKLRMSREQVLESIDRHVRLARGHIDEIEFSAEDATRTEEDFLHQAIAAAIAAGATTINLPDTVGFTTPEEIRGMFERAIANVAGADKVIFSAHCHNDLGLAVANSLAAIEGGARQVEGSINGIGERAGNCAIEELVMALKVRNAFYNLDTRIDTRRIVPTSQLLSRLVGMPVQRNKAIVGANAFAHESGIHQHGMLRHRGTYEIMQPQDVGWPSSQMVLGRHSGRAAVEQRLRALGYWLEEDELKLVFEQFKALCEKQRVVGDADLQALMQDAAVSDGYRLASMTISDVGSRANALVELSDPDGNRVSETAQGNGPVDALFSALAAATGVQLQLESYQVHSVGIGADARGEASLSVRCDGEDYEGTGTSKDIIEASALAWLDVANRLLRQRRAEKQEAAAA from the coding sequence GTGAACACGCCCACCCATCCGTCCCCCACGCATATCCGCATCTTCGACACCACCCTGCGCGATGGCGAGCAATCCCCCGGCTGCAGCATGACGCCGCAACAGAAGCTGGTCATGGCGCGGGGCCTGGCCGAGCTGGGCGTGGATGCCATCGAAACCGGCTTCCCGGCCAGTTCGCAGTCCGACCGCGAAGCGCACGCGATGATCGCGCGCGAGCTGCGCGAGACCACGCTGGTGGTGCTGTCGCGCTGCCTGGCGGCGGACATCGAGACCTCGCTGCGCACCGTGGCCGCCGCTGCGAAGCCGCGCCTGCACCTGTTCCTGTCCACCAGCCCGCTGCACCGCGAACACAAGCTGCGCATGAGCCGCGAGCAGGTGCTGGAGTCCATCGACAGGCACGTACGCCTGGCCCGGGGCCACATCGACGAGATCGAGTTCTCCGCCGAGGACGCCACCCGCACCGAGGAGGATTTCCTGCATCAGGCGATCGCCGCCGCCATCGCGGCCGGCGCGACCACCATCAACCTGCCGGACACGGTGGGCTTCACCACGCCGGAAGAGATCCGCGGCATGTTCGAGCGCGCGATCGCCAATGTGGCGGGCGCCGACAAGGTGATATTCAGCGCGCACTGCCACAACGACCTGGGCCTGGCGGTGGCCAATTCGCTGGCCGCCATCGAAGGCGGCGCGCGCCAGGTGGAAGGCTCGATCAACGGCATCGGCGAGCGCGCCGGCAACTGCGCCATCGAGGAACTGGTGATGGCGCTGAAGGTACGCAACGCCTTCTACAACCTGGACACGCGCATCGACACGCGCCGGATCGTGCCGACCTCGCAGCTGCTGTCGCGCCTGGTCGGCATGCCCGTCCAGCGCAACAAGGCGATCGTCGGCGCCAACGCGTTCGCCCACGAATCCGGCATCCACCAGCACGGCATGCTGCGCCACCGCGGCACCTACGAGATCATGCAGCCGCAGGACGTGGGCTGGCCGTCGTCGCAGATGGTGCTGGGCCGCCACAGCGGCCGCGCCGCGGTGGAGCAGCGCCTGCGCGCGCTGGGCTACTGGCTGGAAGAGGACGAGCTGAAGCTGGTGTTCGAACAGTTCAAGGCGCTGTGCGAGAAGCAGCGTGTGGTCGGCGATGCCGACCTGCAGGCGCTGATGCAGGACGCGGCGGTCAGCGACGGCTACCGCCTGGCGTCGATGACCATCAGCGATGTCGGCAGCCGCGCCAATGCGCTGGTGGAACTGTCGGATCCGGACGGCAACCGCGTGTCGGAAACGGCGCAGGGCAACGGGCCGGTCGATGCATTGTTCAGCGCGCTGGCCGCCGCCACCGGCGTGCAACTGCAGCTGGAGAGCTACCAGGTGCACAGCGTCGGCATCGGTGCGGACGCGCGCGGCGAAGCCAGCCTGTCGGTGCGCTGCGATGGCGAGGACTACGAGGGCACCGGGACCAGCAAGGACATCATCGAGGCCAGCGCGCTGGCATGGCTGGATGTCGCCAACCGCCTGCTGCGGCAGCGTCGCGCCGAGAAGCAGGAAGCGGCTGCGGCTTGA
- the ilvG gene encoding acetolactate synthase 2 catalytic subunit — MNAAAATAPRNGARWLAHALEAEGVDTLFGYPGGTIMPFYDALVDSNLKHILVRHEQGAALAANGYARASGKVGVCVATSGPGASNLVTGIADAMLDSVPMVCLTGQVATTLMGTDAFQELDVFGLTLPIVKHSFVARRVDDLPTMVREAFRIAREGRPGPVLIDLPKDVQMADASHLPAHVPAGVDPVPAPEDAKLAEALAAIAGAEKPVIYGGGGIGIADAVDAFRQFVDATKIPTVLTLRGLGALPAGHPHYLGMLGMHGTRAANMAVQECDLLIVVGARFDDRATGKLAEFAPFARVLHVDADAYEIGKLRTADIAVPGDVATSLKALTAARSTCDEWRKRCVGNRERFGFRYDAPGSDIYAPGLLKRLSEVAPDDAIIACDVGQHQMWVAQHCGFAHPRNHLTSGALGTMGFGLPAAMGAQFACPDRTVVLVNGDGGFMMNVQELATIARCKLPVKIVLIDNSALGMVRQWQELFFAERYSEIDLSDNPDFAALARVFGIPARHISRRDEVEDGLADLLAQPGPALLHVTIDIKANVWPLVPPNHANSSMLDANPAKPSAEPAVAADGPEKKNALPA, encoded by the coding sequence ATGAACGCCGCCGCGGCCACTGCCCCACGCAATGGCGCCCGCTGGCTGGCCCACGCCCTGGAAGCCGAGGGCGTGGACACGCTGTTCGGCTACCCGGGCGGCACCATCATGCCGTTCTACGACGCGCTGGTGGATTCCAACCTGAAGCACATCCTGGTGCGCCACGAGCAGGGCGCGGCGCTGGCGGCGAACGGGTATGCGCGCGCCAGCGGCAAGGTCGGCGTGTGCGTGGCCACCTCCGGTCCCGGTGCGTCCAACCTGGTGACCGGCATCGCCGACGCGATGCTCGACTCGGTGCCGATGGTCTGCCTGACCGGCCAGGTCGCCACCACCCTGATGGGCACCGATGCGTTCCAGGAACTGGACGTGTTCGGCCTGACCCTGCCGATCGTGAAGCACAGCTTCGTCGCCCGGCGCGTGGACGACCTGCCGACCATGGTGCGCGAGGCCTTCCGCATCGCGCGCGAAGGGCGTCCCGGCCCGGTGCTGATCGACCTGCCGAAGGACGTGCAGATGGCCGACGCCTCGCACTTGCCGGCCCACGTGCCGGCCGGCGTCGATCCGGTTCCCGCGCCGGAAGATGCCAAGCTGGCCGAGGCGTTGGCCGCGATCGCCGGTGCCGAGAAGCCGGTGATCTACGGCGGCGGCGGCATCGGCATCGCCGACGCGGTGGACGCCTTCCGCCAGTTCGTCGACGCGACGAAGATCCCCACCGTGCTGACCCTGCGCGGCCTGGGCGCCCTGCCCGCCGGCCACCCGCATTACCTGGGCATGCTGGGCATGCACGGCACGCGCGCGGCCAACATGGCGGTGCAGGAGTGCGACCTGCTGATCGTGGTGGGCGCGCGCTTCGACGACCGCGCCACCGGCAAGCTGGCCGAGTTCGCGCCGTTCGCCCGCGTGTTGCACGTGGATGCCGACGCCTACGAGATCGGCAAGCTGCGCACCGCCGACATCGCGGTTCCCGGCGACGTCGCCACCAGCCTGAAGGCGCTGACCGCGGCACGCAGCACCTGCGACGAGTGGCGCAAGCGCTGCGTGGGCAACCGCGAGCGTTTCGGCTTCCGCTACGACGCGCCCGGCAGCGACATCTACGCGCCCGGCCTGCTGAAGCGGCTGAGCGAAGTGGCGCCGGACGACGCGATCATCGCCTGCGACGTGGGCCAGCACCAGATGTGGGTGGCGCAGCATTGCGGGTTCGCCCATCCGCGCAACCACCTGACCAGCGGCGCGCTGGGCACGATGGGCTTCGGCCTGCCGGCGGCGATGGGCGCGCAGTTCGCCTGCCCCGACCGCACCGTGGTGCTGGTCAATGGCGATGGCGGCTTCATGATGAACGTGCAGGAGCTGGCGACCATCGCCCGCTGCAAGCTGCCGGTGAAGATCGTGCTGATCGACAACAGCGCGCTGGGCATGGTGCGGCAGTGGCAGGAGCTGTTCTTCGCCGAGCGCTACAGCGAGATCGACCTGTCGGACAATCCCGACTTCGCCGCGCTGGCGCGCGTGTTCGGCATACCGGCCCGCCACATCAGCCGGCGCGACGAAGTCGAGGACGGCCTGGCCGACCTGCTGGCCCAGCCGGGCCCGGCGCTGCTGCACGTCACCATCGACATCAAGGCCAACGTCTGGCCGCTGGTGCCGCCGAACCACGCCAACAGCTCGATGCTGGACGCCAATCCCGCAAAACCATCCGCCGAGCCTGCCGTCGCGGCCGACGGCCCGGAGAAGAAGAATGCGTTACCGGCTTGA
- a CDS encoding threonine dehydratase: MPDAGRAPAGTDPDVGDVAVTVADVLAAQARLRRYLPPTPMHHAERFGVMLKLENLQRTGSYKVRGALNALLAARERGDRRPVIAASAGNHAQGLAWAAYRLGVQAITVMPHGAPATKIAGVAHWGATVRQHGDSYDEAFAFARELAEQNGYRFLSAFDDPDVIAGQGTVGIEIAPYTPDVVIVPIGGGGLASGVALALKSQGVRVVGAQVEGVDSMIRAMKGDLTPVNPVASLADGVRVKVPGFITRRLCTQLLDDVVTVREAELRETLVRLALEEHLIAEGAGALALAAGRRVAGRRKCAVVSGGNIDATVLAQLLSDVRPRPPRKPRRRNAEGEPSLARGRAPRAAVHPSPAKTGARRYEAPAMETEVHEEPIW, encoded by the coding sequence ATGCCTGATGCCGGCCGCGCCCCCGCCGGTACCGACCCCGACGTAGGCGACGTCGCCGTCACCGTGGCCGACGTGCTGGCGGCGCAGGCGCGGCTGCGCCGTTACCTGCCGCCCACCCCGATGCATCACGCCGAACGCTTCGGCGTGATGCTGAAACTGGAAAACCTGCAGCGCACCGGTTCGTACAAGGTGCGGGGCGCGCTGAATGCATTGCTGGCCGCGCGCGAGCGCGGCGACCGCCGCCCGGTGATCGCGGCATCGGCGGGCAACCATGCGCAGGGCCTGGCCTGGGCCGCTTACCGGCTGGGCGTGCAGGCCATCACCGTGATGCCGCACGGCGCACCGGCGACCAAGATCGCCGGGGTGGCGCACTGGGGTGCCACCGTGCGCCAGCACGGCGACAGCTACGACGAAGCCTTCGCCTTCGCCAGGGAACTGGCCGAACAGAACGGCTACCGCTTCCTGTCCGCCTTCGACGATCCGGACGTGATCGCCGGCCAGGGCACGGTGGGCATCGAGATCGCTCCCTACACGCCCGATGTCGTCATCGTGCCCATCGGCGGCGGCGGCCTGGCCTCCGGCGTGGCGCTGGCGCTGAAGTCGCAGGGCGTGCGCGTGGTCGGGGCCCAGGTCGAGGGCGTGGATTCGATGATCCGCGCGATGAAGGGCGACCTCACGCCGGTCAACCCGGTGGCTTCGCTGGCCGACGGCGTACGGGTGAAGGTGCCCGGCTTCATCACCCGGCGCCTGTGCACGCAGCTGCTGGACGACGTGGTGACCGTGCGCGAAGCCGAACTGCGCGAGACCCTGGTGCGGCTGGCGCTGGAAGAACACCTGATCGCCGAGGGCGCCGGTGCGCTGGCGCTGGCGGCGGGTCGCCGCGTGGCCGGCAGGCGCAAGTGCGCGGTGGTGTCCGGCGGCAACATCGACGCCACCGTGCTGGCGCAGCTGCTGTCCGACGTGCGCCCGCGTCCGCCGCGCAAGCCACGCCGCCGCAACGCCGAGGGCGAGCCCTCGCTTGCCCGCGGCCGCGCACCGCGCGCGGCCGTCCACCCATCCCCCGCAAAGACCGGTGCGCGCCGATACGAGGCCCCCGCCATGGAAACAGAAGTACACGAGGAACCCATCTGGTGA
- the leuB gene encoding 3-isopropylmalate dehydrogenase, translated as MHADIAVLPGDGIGPEVTAAAVAVLRTLARRHGHSFDFREYDIGGIAIDRHGEPLPQATLQGCQQADAVLLGAVGGPKWSDPNAKVRPEQGLLALRKGLGLFANLRPVRPHPAALNASPIKPHLLTGVDIVVVRELTGGIYFGEKTRDARGASDLCSYSVGEIERVVRSAFRLARQRRSYLVSVDKANVLETSRLWRDVASRIGREEFPDVKLEHQLVDSMAMHLLAKPREYDVIVTENMFGDILTDEASMLAGSLGLLPSASLGDGKVGLYEPIHGSAPDIAGKGIANPYATILSCALLLRHSLGLHEEADCIERAVDAALNAQVFTNDLATGGRGVSTQVAAQAVIEQMQAHCYVAELRD; from the coding sequence ATGCACGCTGACATCGCCGTACTGCCCGGGGACGGCATCGGTCCCGAAGTCACCGCCGCCGCCGTCGCCGTGCTGCGCACGCTGGCGCGCCGCCACGGCCACAGCTTCGACTTCCGCGAATACGACATCGGCGGCATCGCCATCGACCGGCACGGCGAGCCGCTGCCACAGGCCACGCTGCAGGGCTGCCAGCAGGCCGATGCCGTGCTGCTGGGCGCGGTCGGCGGGCCGAAATGGTCCGACCCCAACGCGAAGGTGCGCCCCGAGCAGGGCCTGCTGGCGCTGCGCAAGGGCCTGGGGCTGTTCGCCAACCTGCGCCCCGTGCGTCCGCACCCGGCCGCGCTGAACGCCTCGCCCATCAAGCCGCACCTGCTGACCGGCGTGGACATCGTGGTGGTGCGCGAGCTGACCGGCGGCATCTACTTCGGCGAGAAGACCCGCGATGCGCGCGGCGCCAGCGACCTGTGCAGCTATTCGGTCGGCGAGATCGAGCGCGTGGTGCGCAGCGCCTTCAGGCTGGCCCGCCAACGCCGCAGCTACCTGGTGTCGGTGGACAAGGCGAACGTGCTGGAGACCTCGCGCCTGTGGCGCGACGTGGCCTCGCGCATCGGCCGCGAGGAATTCCCCGACGTGAAGCTGGAGCACCAGCTGGTCGACTCGATGGCGATGCACCTGCTGGCCAAGCCGCGGGAGTACGACGTGATCGTCACCGAGAACATGTTCGGCGACATCCTCACCGACGAGGCCTCGATGCTGGCCGGCTCGCTGGGCCTGCTGCCGTCGGCCTCGCTGGGCGACGGCAAGGTCGGCCTGTACGAACCCATCCACGGTTCCGCGCCCGACATCGCCGGCAAGGGCATCGCCAACCCGTACGCCACCATTCTCAGCTGCGCCTTGCTGCTGCGCCATTCGCTGGGCCTGCACGAAGAGGCCGACTGCATCGAACGCGCGGTGGACGCCGCACTGAACGCACAGGTGTTCACCAACGACCTGGCCACCGGCGGCCGCGGCGTGTCCACGCAGGTCGCCGCCCAGGCGGTGATCGAGCAGATGCAGGCGCACTGCTACGTGGCCGAGCTGCGCGACTGA